The Bradysia coprophila strain Holo2 chromosome II, BU_Bcop_v1, whole genome shotgun sequence genome has a segment encoding these proteins:
- the LOC119078508 gene encoding protein yellow-like → MVAYTFYLVIITVITAGVHCHSPFKNHAAKPVTPITKQTYSGTSLPKTPSQFDTSTTKNRNPFEVVYQWQILDFQYPSDAHREQAIRSGEFVPENNLPLGVDRSGDRLFVTMPRWKNGVPASLAWLPLPSVYINPPLNPYPDWSFHGNPDAPDCSKLMSVYRLWIDECQRLWVLDAGIVNATIKINPVCPPKIVVFDLRTDQPIFSYELPPDQIKEDSLHSNLIVDVRNGKCADAYAYITDVWRFGVVVFSLAKGRSWRTTNHLYLPNPLASDFTLHGLNFQWTDGVFGMSLTPINEYNDRLMFFHPMSSTNEFMVSTSVLRNESVWLNGGLANAFVPIGDRGDRGQSSTSGIDRNNVMFYNLVHQDAVGCWDTTKPYSANYLDIVARDNVTLIFPNDMKLDREVDQGLWVLSNRLPVYLYSQLDYNDVNFRIQRVGVREAVTGTKCGRNV, encoded by the exons ATGGTAGCCTATACATTTTACCTGGTTATCATTACCGTCATTACCGCCGGTGTCCATTGCCATTCACCGTTCAAAAATCATGCTGCCAAACCCGTTACTCCAATCACCAAACAAACCTATTCCGGAACATCGTTGCCTAAAACTCCATCACAATTCGACACATCAACCACTAAAAATCGAAATCCGTTTGAAGTAGTTTACCAGTGGCAAATTCTCGACTTCCAATATCCGTCAGATGCACACCGAGAACAGGCCATACGGTCCGGAGAGTTCGTACCCGAAAATAATCTACCACTAGGAGTTGATCGCTCTGGCGATCGTTTATTCGTGACTATGCCAAGATGGAAGAATGGAGTGCCGGCGAGCTTAGCATGGCTTCCATTGCCATCAGTTTATATAAATCCGCCGCTTAACCCTTATCCTGATTGGAGTTTCCACGGAAATCCAGATGCACCCGATTGTAGCAAACTTATGTCGGTATATCGTCTATGGATCGATGAATGTCAACGTCTATG GGTGTTGGACGCTGGTATCGTTAACgcaacaataaaaatcaatcCCGTGTGCCCTCCAAAGATAGTTGTGTTCGATTTACGTACGGATCAGCCAATATTTTCGTACGAACTTCCACCGGATCAAATCAAAGAAGATTCATTGCACTCCAATCTGATCGTTGATGTGCGAAATGGTAAATGTGCCGACGCCTACGCTTATATTACCGATGTCTGGCGATTCGGCGTGGTTGTATTTAGTTTAGCCAAAGGAAGAAGTTGGCGAACAACTAACCATTTGTATCTACCGAATCCACTGGCTAGCGATTTCACATTACACGGACTGAATTTCCAATGGACTGACGGCGTCTTTGGAATGAGTCTCACGCCGATCAACGAATACAATGACCGTCTGATGTTTTTCCATCCAATGTCCAGTACCAATGAATTTATGGTCAGCACAAGTGTGTTGCGAAACGAATCGGTATGGTTGAATGGTGGCCTGGCGAATGCATTCGTTCCGATCGGCGATCGAGGCGATCGCGGTCAATCGTCCACATCAGGCATTGATCGGAACAATGTCATGTTTTACAATTTAGTTCATCAGGACGCCGTTGGTTGTTGGGACACCACTAAACCTTATTCGGCCAACTATCTGGATATCGTTGCTAGAGATAATGTAACGCTGATTTTCCCGAATGATATGAAATTGGACCGGGAAGTAGATCAG GGTCTGTGGGTTCTGAGTAATCGATTACCGGTTTACTTGTACTCTCAATTGGATTACAACGATGTCAACTTTAGAATACAGCGAGTCGGAGTTCGTGAAGCTGTTACTGGCACAAAATGTGGtcgaaatgtttga